A window of Metopolophium dirhodum isolate CAU chromosome 6, ASM1992520v1, whole genome shotgun sequence genomic DNA:
tctaatacagtaatacacgtatacttttacttaaaataagttTATCCGCCTCAATGCCGTTGgctgattaaatataataattaaagtttttCAAGAAACCTCTAAATACAATCATCGTATCAGTGCCATCTGACAATATTCAATAGGAAACTTTTTCTTCTTCTCTCGAGTTTAATTAGTACGCATACCCACAACTACAATATTGTTCAAGTTGCTTAGTATCATCTCTcctcaaattatattaaagctattttttttcaacgaattaattattaatatgggtatacaatatttaaataaatattactttatgtctaggtatctaatttaaaagtattattttgagtaagcacttagtttcaaattaaatttatacacaaacatttttactattatttttgaaagtaaACTTTACTTTATATAAGTACTATCATAATTTTGTAAgacatacttttttattttacacgacGTTTAAATGTGTTTTCTTTACCTCGGGCATCAGTCTCCGGCTTGTAACGGGATTTAGAACCAACGAAAGCCAGCTAAGTGACAAACGAATTGGTAAAATCTAAACAAAGCaagataaaaaatcatattaattgcATGCTGTatcaaatagtaaatactataatataatactattatatattaaaccatACTAATATTGCAGTAAACTGGAAAGTGTAtgtatgcatattattgtagtcagtgttgggtagtaacgtaacgcaaattacaaatatactaTAACGAAATTACTTTTTGTCACCGAAAGTTTAGTTGTCGATTATAGACAGATTTATAGACGATAATTAACGATAATAAACGGTTTAAGCGTCGGAAATCGACTTTTTCCCGTTCAGCGGGCGGTTAAGTGGGAATCCCCATAGGGCCGGGTGGTTTTTTTACTCATTTGAGTGACATCACACATTCacacagttttaatttcatattccaaagaaGAATATTATTCAGAGTATTTCAGTttgcaaaaatcaaatttcagacaagtagtttattatagttataagagTATGTACCATCATGTACCCTAAAAGTGCTAAAACATGTTGCTCCGAATtcagaaaacatttttaccGCGGGACGCCACTAGTAGCCACTTGCCAGTAGCCACCCTACCAAACATACCTTTTTGGTCACGTAATGTTCGCACAGGTACAGGTACCATAGCCGGATGATCCGAATGACGCAGTAACCCGACCACATGGCGGTGTTCGCGTAGTTTACGTGCTTCTTCTTCTCCCATATGACGATGGTCACGTCGAACGCGATGCCGTACATATATACGATGATGCGGAACACACAGTCGAACATGCATAGTGACAGCGGCAACTGGAACAGACGGTTGATGCGGGCGAACAGTTCCATGCACGCGCGGTGCACGGCCCGCAGGTCGCGTATATCGGACGCGCTGAACGCTGGTATCCCCATCCGGCCGGCCGCGGGTCTTCCACCGCCGCCACCCGTGGCCACAGACGCCCAGCATCTCCATCGCGGGTGCTCGGCCTTGCGCACTAGCGTCTCGATGTCGTTATGCAGTGCACGTAGCCGAAGATACAGCGACACACACATCAAGTAAAAGAACTGCTCGACGACGACGCACGTGATGTTGGACAGCGGCGGGAACAAACAGATCAGTTTGGCCAAAGGGAACGGGAACCTGCAGCATATCACAAACAAatacaacgataatattatatagcaaccacacaataataacgataacgaactggaaattattataatttatttatatattttattataagtatggactttatagtataacataagtgttacattataataataccattttacatattaacataaacaaggttttaaaatattaataattacaaataatagaaattttacATGATAGCATATCcgagtatatgtatataattttataaaaaaagaaaaagtcaGTTCTATATTGGCAATCCACGTCATCCTTACTGCAGGGTGCTCAGTGACATCCATAGGAATATTCACGTGGAGGGATATGGTGGATGGATCCccatgacctttttttttatttatatataatattagtgtggGAAGAACTACACCGCAATTCATTCtacaaataatgattataatatatctccCTCCcccaaatttttcttatatagttaatgaatttaatttatgaaaccaAATGAATACTGTAATAATTTACCATGTTTCCCTAATAATACCTAGGCTGTATACTATGTTTGTATTGTTATACCTTATAGTTTATACCATTGATAATCAAGGGAATACGAATTTTGTTGGCATTTACTTTGCTATGCATAAATATgtcaaaaactatattttattgaggGATGACGATAACTAACTTTGAATACTATACCCGTATTgccgtttttactttttacccgaATTCAGCTTTTGAAGGATACACTAAATGTTATTTCAATAGCTACATCACCAGTTTTGACTTCACACCAGAACGCACATTTTCTAACAtgaaaagatttttaaaaatatttacgaaaCTCATCAGACCAAGTGTATTGAAGTATATGCATTACAGGTCTTACTAGCTCTTTTgagtgtacaatgtacataggtaaatttaaatcaaatattgtcaaaatacgAACTCAATACTCAAAGGTAACATAATAATTCCTATCACGCACTGTGAATTTAGTGCactaaaatataagaaaattgcTTTTCTGCTATAACGTGCcaatatatacaacaaaaaaattctgattcagaACTGTAAATGTACTGAATCGTATATATTGTATCTGACTTATCTTAAATTCAGAAATGAATTAGTCGATACTCAAATAAACATTAGATTCGCAGCCCCGAccgttaatatatatattatatattatgtacttatattattttaatattaatagttttattaaaaataagtcaGCGCACTATATGTTGTATCCCTCTGACCCACAAGTAACATAGACAATTTGCGTTCATCAAATCCAATCTGTTTGTATTGTTAGCTTAACTaagcttaaataataatcattgttcAAGTTGTAACATATTACATACTCAAAATtcgtataaaaattgaaatatcgtaaaaaatccAACATAAGAACAGAGATAACGTTCttaaatttaagtttgaaaTTAGGCCAATTCACTCAATACTATAAAGCTAACTGCTAACAATACATGGTTGGTTCTACTGAACGCAAATTCGCTATGTTGTGAGTGGATTTAGGGAGAgaaaacatataggtattacgCTTCCATCCTCTTAATACCGGGTcttccaacaaaaaaaaaaaaaaaaaccggaaaaatatgaaataacctAACAAAgaagtaaataaatgtatttaaaaaattttttttcgagaaCGGAAACTAAATTATACGCCACTAAGAGTCCAAGGGATAAAAATCACATGTTTTGAAATTAATGTCCGTATGATTGTGTCCATTCATACGTATATATTGACTTAACGTAACCGTATTTGTAAATCCCTTGACAGCAACTACACGTTGTGAACCTATACCCCGCTGGTCCATGATTACTAAATGGCAGATATAATTGTGCAGGGGCTAAAATACTGTGTCCCCTGACATACTTTGTGTTCCTTGAAAATCATTAGTGTGTCCTCTGAATGACAATATTAATGTGTAAGGTAAGTGGTATATAAAAAAGTTGGGGATTTTGGGTATTACAACCACCAcaggttttttttactttagaaaTCTGTAAAAGCCCAAAggtaacagttaaattaataagtgtCCCCCTGAAATCAGATGTATTTTAGGCCCTGAATTGTGTTGACAAAATTTTACCGTGGCCAACCTATAATATAACCGGGTCTATATACGTAGTTCtgccaaaattatttttaattttcccgtTTTCCTGGAAGACCCTGTGTTCGTGAGACGTGTGCGGGCCGACGACAATCACTGGGCACTGACTTGTACGTGATTAAGACGAAGTACATGGCGAACTCGTAGGCGACGAATAGCACGACGGCGTACGCAGAGAAGTGCTGCCAGACACCGGTGACGTGGTTCAGCTGACACAGGTCGAAGAAGCACTCGTTGGTGGCACGGACGACGGATGGCCACAGCATGTGGGCCTGGCACGCGGCGGTGGCCGCGATCCCGGCGAACATCATGTACACGAACAGCTCTTCGATGTCCAGCACCCGGGTGGCCAGCAGCTTCTTGGCCATCTTCTGGTAGTTCTTCAGGTTCCGGATGGACACGACGCTGACGACCAGCGACACCAGCCAGTAGAGCGCCGTGTGGAACGCCTTGAGCGCCACGCCCGGCCAGTGGACGCGGAAACGTCGGGGTGGCGGGCCCGGAGTCCGCGCCGCCGGAAACACGCCGAACAGGTACGCGCAGACGTGCAGCGGCCGGTGGAGTTTCATGGTGCACGCTCAAGTCGTCCGGCCGTCGCGAGTGGGTGAATAGCATTAAGTGTGTCGAGTCAATTGCGCGCACGTAGAGAACGTCCGAGGGTACGGaatgttgtgtgtgtgtgtgtgtgtgtggtcaGAATGCGCGTGCGCATATCATAAGACACAAAAAAACCGACACAATAAACGCCGTATAATAGTACCAGGtcgcataaaaaatgtattaatttaatggttcactaaaatgtaatggaCCAATCATAGACCCCTAAATCGTGCTGAaaggatcataatattatagctcgcactattgattcattaaatgtttagtgattgttcATGCAACCCAGCATATaagcatatttattaattaaaatagtaagtTATATTACAAGTGCgaattgtatagtatataggttATGACttctatgtaataaaaaataatcacaataacataaatataatagaatatgtgTGGAGGGGTTAAGGGTTCAACACCCCccataatttttatgatttttaataatcgtaaaaaatgTTCTCgcttactatatttaattttttttttttttattgggtaacccgcggcaacataggccattgggtgtggaggaaggcactgtaggtttttaaattgggtaggttggtacacgtgtgtgttgtgttttggaagaatttctaatggggcacccgtaggtttctgccgtgccccgggtggggggatggcggcacttgttctccggacaccgtgacttgcctgaagaaaaatgccgcccgcggccaaggtatcgaactcgggtcggctgcgtcgcagccgacgccttagtccactcggccactccgtccccctatatttaatttaataatataagtacggctgtattttacaaataaagaaTCTAgctattaagcttatatttgttatatttttaataattgcaaCATTCAAGGTTTAATTTTAGCATCTTCCAATCGAAaacagatttaaaaatgttgttgtaTAGCACGCAGGTTCAGAGTATTTTTAGCTGTTGTATAGGTatcgtgttttattttattaatatggatTTAACGTTTAGATGACTGAAATAAAATCCAAAGAATATCCCGCAAGTATAAACGActatttgaaaacatatttatttatacttaaattaatgttgataaaaaacaaaaaaaaataccttgataatatatttgttctatatttgatatattattttatacatcaacGATTTTAAAAATGGGTTTTGTTTccctatagtaaaataaaaaacatgcaTCAATTGTAATAAATGACGTGTC
This region includes:
- the LOC132947340 gene encoding uncharacterized protein LOC132947340 is translated as MKLHRPLHVCAYLFGVFPAARTPGPPPRRFRVHWPGVALKAFHTALYWLVSLVVSVVSIRNLKNYQKMAKKLLATRVLDIEELFVYMMFAGIAATAACQAHMLWPSVVRATNECFFDLCQLNHVTGVWQHFSAYAVVLFVAYEFAMYFVLITYKFPFPLAKLICLFPPLSNITCVVVEQFFYLMCVSLYLRLRALHNDIETLVRKAEHPRWRCWASVATGGGGGRPAAGRMGIPAFSASDIRDLRAVHRACMELFARINRLFQLPLSLCMFDCVFRIIVYMYGIAFDVTIVIWEKKKHVNYANTAMWSGYCVIRIIRLWYLYLCEHYVTKKILPIRLSLSWLSLVLNPVTSRRLMPEIILFQHQLDTIKSKFELFGILNINMTLFYAGFGTTLAYLALLLQFFAFNQISMASITTNNATNADQ